In a genomic window of Curtobacterium sp. MCBD17_035:
- the ruvX gene encoding Holliday junction resolvase RuvX — MTGVRTGRRLGVDVGRARIGVAVSDRDGLLATPVETVRRDDRRDVPRILELAAEYGAIEVIVGLPLSLSGDDTPSTTDARAFAARIATRVPVRLVDERLSTVSAQRGMREAGRDSRRSRAVIDQAAAVIILQHALDRERSGGTPPGSLLP, encoded by the coding sequence CTGACCGGCGTGCGCACCGGGAGGCGCCTCGGCGTCGACGTCGGACGGGCGCGCATCGGGGTGGCGGTGTCGGACCGCGACGGCCTGCTCGCCACCCCGGTCGAGACCGTCCGTCGCGATGACCGGCGAGACGTGCCCCGGATCCTCGAGCTCGCGGCGGAGTACGGCGCGATCGAGGTGATCGTCGGGCTCCCGTTGTCGCTGTCCGGAGACGACACCCCATCGACCACGGACGCGCGGGCCTTCGCCGCACGGATCGCGACCCGGGTGCCGGTGCGTCTCGTGGACGAACGGCTGTCGACCGTGAGCGCCCAGCGGGGCATGCGCGAGGCGGGCCGGGACAGCCGGAGATCGCGAGCCGTCATCGACCAAGCCGCCGCTGTTATCATTCTGCAACATGCGCTCGACCGAGAGCGCTCGGGAGGCACTCCGCCGGGGTCACTGCTCCCGTGA
- the mltG gene encoding endolytic transglycosylase MltG, whose translation MADDLDWRAIIAPGDDADQQRDDRAVGAADDRAPSAPDRAGAPLEPSAADARPPHLTRRAAREAAARADRSSGGDDVVTDPQDHHHSDVRALFGHHDDETADRDAPGRAEQDGAAVAVGAAAGRDGGVGDGRRSGRRGGASRRPQPPRRRRSRGAVVAGIVIVAIVLAGGAGATLFVVPKVQSVVASLTKKQEPTDYTGSGTGKVTVTIKEGDIGSDVAKTLHRSGVVKTSTAFYQLLLTKQDVQFQPGSYQLKHHMSAKAALAALQDSANKVTATVLIPEGAVLKDVEASLVSKAGLTQASVTAAAADVSGYGLPAGVTSLEGYLFPATYPINPSWTATQYFQSMVDTMNQHLDDAGVPVAERAHVVTFASVVQKEAGLAADYPKVARVFQNRIDQGMPLQSDATVAYGTGHTDRVTTTDAERADAGNPYNTYQHKGLPPGPISNPGDIAIDAVMHPAAGSWLYFVTVDLQTGATVFSTTYAEHEAAVAQWQAWMKAHPDYK comes from the coding sequence GTGGCAGACGACCTTGATTGGCGTGCGATCATCGCGCCCGGCGACGATGCCGACCAGCAGCGTGACGACCGCGCCGTCGGGGCCGCCGACGACCGGGCACCTTCCGCTCCGGACCGAGCCGGAGCTCCGCTCGAACCCAGCGCCGCCGATGCTCGTCCTCCCCACCTGACCCGCCGCGCAGCTCGAGAGGCCGCGGCCCGGGCCGACCGCAGCAGCGGGGGCGACGACGTCGTCACCGACCCACAGGACCACCACCACAGCGACGTCCGTGCGCTGTTCGGCCACCACGACGACGAGACCGCCGACCGAGACGCGCCCGGCCGGGCCGAGCAGGATGGCGCCGCGGTCGCCGTCGGAGCCGCGGCGGGCCGCGACGGGGGAGTCGGCGACGGGCGTCGCTCCGGGCGTCGCGGTGGGGCCTCCCGGCGTCCGCAGCCGCCGCGCCGCCGTCGCTCGCGGGGCGCGGTCGTCGCGGGCATCGTGATCGTCGCCATCGTGCTCGCGGGGGGTGCCGGCGCCACCCTGTTCGTGGTGCCGAAGGTCCAGTCGGTCGTCGCGAGCCTGACGAAGAAGCAGGAACCCACCGACTACACGGGGAGCGGCACGGGCAAGGTGACGGTCACCATCAAGGAGGGTGACATCGGCAGCGACGTCGCGAAGACCCTGCACCGGAGCGGTGTCGTCAAGACCTCGACCGCGTTCTACCAGCTCCTCCTCACCAAGCAGGACGTCCAGTTCCAGCCGGGTTCGTACCAGCTCAAGCACCACATGAGCGCGAAGGCGGCCCTCGCGGCGCTGCAGGACAGCGCGAACAAGGTGACCGCGACGGTCCTGATCCCCGAGGGCGCGGTGCTCAAGGACGTCGAGGCGTCACTCGTGAGCAAGGCCGGCCTCACGCAGGCGTCGGTGACCGCCGCCGCCGCGGACGTCTCGGGTTACGGCCTCCCTGCGGGCGTGACGAGCCTCGAGGGCTACCTGTTCCCCGCCACGTACCCGATCAACCCGTCGTGGACGGCAACGCAGTACTTCCAGTCGATGGTCGACACCATGAACCAGCACCTCGACGACGCAGGGGTGCCGGTGGCCGAACGCGCGCACGTCGTGACGTTCGCCTCGGTCGTGCAGAAGGAAGCCGGACTCGCCGCCGACTACCCGAAGGTGGCCCGGGTGTTCCAGAACCGCATCGACCAGGGCATGCCGCTCCAGTCGGACGCGACGGTCGCGTACGGCACCGGGCACACGGACCGGGTGACCACGACCGACGCCGAACGCGCGGACGCGGGCAACCCGTACAACACGTACCAGCACAAGGGGCTCCCGCCCGGTCCGATCTCGAACCCGGGCGACATCGCCATCGACGCGGTCATGCATCCCGCGGCCGGTAGCTGGCTGTACTTCGTGACGGTCGACCTGCAGACCGGAGCGACCGTGTTCTCGACGACCTACGCGGAACACGAGGCCGCGGTCGCCCAGTGGCAGGCGTGGATGAAGGCCCACCCCGATTACAAGTGA
- the alaS gene encoding alanine--tRNA ligase — protein sequence MQTADIRRRWLEYFGDRGHTVVPSASLVSDDPSLLFTVAGMVPFIPYLSGLVPAPFPRATSVQKCIRTNDIEEVGRTPRHGTFFQMNGNFSFGDYFKEQAITYAWELLTSNESDGGLGFDPKDLWVTVYKDDDEAIRYWKQIAGLPDERIQRLDKDTNYWSTGQPGPAGPCSEIFFDRGPAYGADGGPATDDDRYVEIWNLVFMQYQIQDVRSKYDFEIVGELPSKNIDTGMGLERVAFLKQGVDNMYEIDQVRPVLDRAAELSGRRYGADHGDDVRMRVIADHVRSSLMLMSDGVQPSNEGRGYILRRLLRRSVRAMRLLGVQDATFPELFPASRDAMKAAYPEVHDDFDRIARLAFAEEDAFLRTLEQGTTILDVAVDRAKQDGGAPIGGDTAFLLHDTFGFPIDLTLEMAEEAGLRVDRAAFDTLMADQRARAKADAKSKKRALADLSVYSAFRAQGETVFTGYDTLETETRVLGIIVDGRGVDRAVAGDIAEIVLAETSLYAESGGQDADQGSIVGNGFDLEVLDVQKPVAGLYSHTVQVRSGEVGVGDAATTVVDAEYRRGATQAHSATHLVNAALREILGPDALQAGSYNKAGYMRLDFSWSQPVSLATRTEIEDVVNGAIRSDLDVTTRVLPLDEAKALGAQALFGEKYGSEVRMVDIGGPWSRELCGGTHVASSAQVGLVNLVGESSVGSTNRRVEALVGLEGFRDLAVERTIVSQLSSALKAPREDLPARVAGLMADLKSAEKRIAEFESANLQQRVPGIARTAGKVGDTTVVAQTVEGLNSSDDLRSLATAVRGQLGTDAAVVVLGAVVNGKPAVIVATNDAARQHGVQAGPLAKEAAGVLGGGGGGKPDLAQGGGTDVAALPAALRAVTDRLGA from the coding sequence ATGCAGACCGCTGACATCCGCCGCCGCTGGCTCGAGTACTTCGGGGACCGTGGCCACACCGTCGTCCCCTCCGCCTCGCTCGTGTCGGACGACCCCTCGCTGCTGTTCACCGTCGCGGGGATGGTCCCGTTCATCCCGTACCTGTCCGGTCTGGTGCCGGCGCCGTTCCCCAGGGCCACGAGCGTGCAGAAGTGCATCCGCACGAACGACATCGAAGAGGTCGGGCGGACGCCGCGGCACGGCACGTTCTTCCAGATGAACGGGAACTTCTCGTTCGGCGACTACTTCAAGGAGCAGGCGATCACGTACGCGTGGGAGCTGCTCACGTCGAACGAGTCGGACGGGGGTCTCGGGTTCGACCCGAAGGACCTCTGGGTCACCGTGTACAAGGACGACGACGAGGCCATCCGGTACTGGAAGCAGATCGCCGGGCTGCCGGACGAGCGCATCCAGCGGCTCGACAAGGACACGAACTACTGGTCGACCGGTCAACCCGGCCCGGCGGGCCCCTGCTCCGAGATCTTCTTCGACCGCGGTCCTGCCTACGGCGCCGACGGCGGCCCCGCGACCGACGACGACCGCTACGTCGAGATCTGGAACCTCGTGTTCATGCAGTACCAGATCCAGGACGTCCGCTCGAAGTACGACTTCGAGATCGTCGGGGAGCTCCCGAGCAAGAACATCGACACGGGCATGGGTCTCGAGCGCGTCGCCTTCCTCAAGCAGGGCGTCGACAACATGTACGAGATCGACCAGGTCCGCCCGGTGCTCGACCGCGCCGCGGAGCTCTCCGGTCGTCGGTACGGCGCCGACCACGGCGACGACGTCCGCATGCGCGTCATCGCGGACCACGTCCGGTCGTCGCTGATGCTCATGTCGGACGGTGTCCAGCCGTCGAACGAGGGCCGCGGGTACATCCTCCGGCGGCTGCTCCGGCGTTCGGTCCGCGCGATGCGACTCCTCGGGGTCCAGGACGCCACCTTCCCGGAGCTCTTCCCGGCGTCCCGCGACGCCATGAAGGCCGCGTACCCCGAGGTCCACGACGACTTCGACCGCATCGCGCGGCTCGCCTTCGCCGAGGAGGACGCGTTCCTCCGCACGCTCGAGCAGGGCACGACCATCCTCGACGTCGCCGTCGACCGCGCCAAGCAGGACGGGGGTGCGCCGATCGGCGGCGACACCGCGTTCCTCCTGCACGACACGTTCGGGTTCCCGATCGACCTCACGCTCGAGATGGCCGAGGAGGCCGGCCTGCGTGTCGACCGCGCGGCGTTCGACACCCTCATGGCGGACCAGCGTGCTCGTGCCAAGGCCGACGCCAAGAGCAAGAAGCGCGCGCTGGCGGACCTCAGCGTCTACAGCGCCTTCCGTGCCCAGGGCGAGACCGTGTTCACGGGGTACGACACCCTCGAGACCGAGACCCGTGTGCTCGGGATCATCGTCGACGGCCGGGGCGTGGACCGCGCGGTGGCGGGCGACATCGCCGAGATCGTCCTCGCCGAGACCTCGCTGTACGCGGAGTCGGGCGGACAGGACGCCGACCAGGGATCGATCGTCGGCAACGGTTTCGACCTCGAGGTGCTCGATGTGCAGAAGCCGGTCGCGGGCCTGTACAGCCACACGGTGCAGGTGCGGTCGGGCGAGGTCGGGGTCGGTGACGCCGCGACCACGGTGGTCGACGCCGAGTACCGGCGCGGTGCGACCCAGGCCCACTCCGCGACGCACCTGGTGAACGCGGCACTGCGCGAGATCCTCGGGCCCGACGCGCTGCAGGCCGGCTCGTACAACAAGGCCGGGTACATGCGACTCGACTTCTCGTGGAGCCAGCCCGTGTCCCTCGCGACGCGGACCGAGATCGAGGACGTCGTGAACGGCGCCATCCGGTCCGACCTCGACGTCACGACCCGTGTCCTGCCGCTCGACGAGGCGAAGGCGCTCGGGGCGCAGGCACTCTTCGGCGAGAAGTACGGGTCCGAGGTCCGGATGGTCGACATCGGCGGACCCTGGTCGCGCGAGCTGTGTGGTGGCACGCACGTGGCGTCGAGCGCCCAGGTCGGGCTCGTCAACCTCGTGGGCGAGAGCAGCGTCGGGTCGACGAACCGCCGTGTCGAGGCGCTCGTCGGGCTCGAGGGTTTCCGCGACCTCGCCGTCGAGCGGACCATCGTGTCGCAGCTGTCGAGCGCGTTGAAGGCGCCGCGCGAGGACCTCCCCGCCCGTGTCGCCGGACTGATGGCCGACCTCAAGAGCGCCGAGAAGCGGATCGCCGAGTTCGAGTCGGCGAACCTGCAGCAGCGCGTCCCGGGCATCGCTCGGACCGCTGGCAAGGTCGGCGACACCACCGTCGTCGCGCAGACGGTCGAGGGCCTGAACTCGTCGGACGACCTCCGGTCCCTCGCGACCGCCGTGCGCGGGCAGCTCGGCACGGACGCGGCCGTCGTCGTGCTCGGTGCGGTCGTGAACGGCAAACCGGCCGTCATCGTCGCCACCAACGACGCCGCTCGACAGCACGGCGTCCAGGCGGGCCCCCTCGCGAAGGAGGCCGCCGGCGTCCTCGGCGGGGGCGGCGGCGGCAAGCCGGACCTCGCCCAGGGCGGCGGCACCGACGTGGCGGCGCTCCCCGCAGCGCTCCGCGCGGTCACCGATCGTCTCGGCGCCTGA